A DNA window from Vigna unguiculata cultivar IT97K-499-35 chromosome 10, ASM411807v1, whole genome shotgun sequence contains the following coding sequences:
- the LOC114165242 gene encoding uncharacterized protein LOC114165242, with the protein MTCARGNVPEPLIAFIVDRYLCRNQFSQTRATFRNEASTLFADSPVNENLLSLEGIVDQYIFMKKQNILLDKENVMLMQEKHRIEMLLQDLQNALDSFNARSSPLSNAPTMIQNSAVVPPMQYSNRNIPVVSTSTVFPMQNTMSLTPEPMENVSLSSPMIRVPDKKRKDTPTVDGCTVAKKPRGRPPGSKNQVQGINTLVPTPSNKVDFGSSSATTQSLVGNDALRGSPISTNSVSKTLCIIHSNQCDTQVSLPSDVSQPIEISPAAACNGKVIASESDKDKDRDIWEHLDFSNIGLDEWFKIDFSTLKYNSH; encoded by the exons ATGACTTGTGCGAGGGGTAATGTTCCTGAGCCTCTGATTGCCTTCATTGTGGATCGCTATCTCTGTCGCAACCAATTCTCCCAAACGCGAGCGACCTTTCGCAATGAAGCTTCGACACTCTTTGCCGATTCACCAGTAAACGAG AATTTGTTGAGTTTGGAGGGGATTGTGGATCAGTATATATTTATGAAGAAACAGAACATACTGCTGGATAAAGAAAATGTCATGCTGATGCAAGAGAAACATAGAATCGAAATGTTGTTGCAAGACTTGCAGAATGCTTTGGATAGTTTCAATGCAAGATCATCACCCTTGTCCAATGCCCCAACCATGATACAAAATTCTGCAGTTGTTCCTCCAATGCAATATTCTAATAGAAATATTCCAG TTGTCTCTACAAGCACGGTTTTTCCTATGCAAAATACCATGTCATTGACACCTGAACCCATGGAGAATGTAAGCTTGTCATCACCTATGATTAGAGTGCCtgacaaaaagagaaaagatacTCCAACAGTAGATGGGTGTACAGTTGCAAAGAAACCACGTGGTAGACCACCTGGTAGTAAAAATCAAGTCCAAG GTATAAACACATTGGTACCAACTCCAAGTAATAAAGTAGATTTTGGATCTTCTTCTGCAACAACTCAGTCATTGGTAGGGAATGATGCTCTCAGGGGATCACCAATTTCAACTAATTCAGTTTCCAAAACACTCTGCATAATCCATTCTAACCAATGTGATACACAAGTGTCCCTACCTTCTGATGTATCCCAGCCCATTGAGATTTCTCCTGCTGCAGCATGTAATGGGAAGGTCATTGCCTCTGAGTCTGACAAGGACAAGGATAGAGACATTTGGGAGCACCTGGATTTTTCAAACATAGGATTGGACGAGTGGttcaaaattgatttttcaaCTTTGAAGTACAATAGTCATTAG